The Montipora foliosa isolate CH-2021 chromosome 6, ASM3666993v2, whole genome shotgun sequence genome includes the window TCTTCGTTTTGGGTTTGGCCAACGGGCAGACGGCTGAGAACATCGGCCGCGTTCTCTTTGCCCGGAATATGCGTCAACTCCTACTGGAACTGCTGCAAGTATAGGAGCAACCTCTCAATTCTGGCTGATGGAGGCTTGGACCTTGCACTGAGTACTGTCACCAGGGGCTTGTGATCAGTACAGATCTCGAATTTAATCCCATATAGGTACAGGTAGAACTTTTCAAACGCCCATCTGACGGCAAGGGCTTCTCTTTCAAATTGGGAGTATCGTTTTTCTACCTTACTAAGTTTGCGACTGGCATAATAGATTGGCCTGTAACTTCCGTCTTCTTGTTCTTGCTCGAATATCACACCAATTCCAACTGACGACGCGTCAGTTGTGAGACGAGTTGGGGCACCTTGTCTGTGGTAGGCCATCACTGGTGCATGAGTTAATCGGGATTTGACATCTCTAAACGCTTTATCCTCCCTCGGACCCCAACGCCATTCTGCCGCCTTACAGGTCAGGTCCCACAACGGACGTGATATTGTCGCGAAGTTTGAGATGAACTTCGCACAAAACTGAACAGATCCAAGAAAACTTCTTACCTCTGACTGATTTTGGGGAGCTGGTGCTTCGACGATAGCCTTCACTCGCTCGTCAGAGACTTTTAACCCTTCTCCGGAAAGGACGTCGCCCATGTAAGTCATACTTGGGACACCGATCTCGCACTTGTCATAGTTGAGGGTGATCCCATTGTCCTGCAACTTAGTCATGACTCTTTCCAAGTTTTCTTCGTGTTCCTTCTTATTTGCACCAACCACTCGCAGGTCGTCATGCAGGTTGTAGGCTCCTGGGCAGTCTTTAATCACCTGCCACACAATTTGCTGGAACTTTTCTGTCGCCATGTTTATGCCGAAAAGAAGGCGTTTGTATCTATATAAGCCATTGGGCGCAGCGAAAGTAGTAATGTCCCTAGAGTCTGGGTGTAATTCAATTTGATGGAAGGTCATGTTTAAATCCAGTTTTGAGAAAACCTTAGCATAGGACACCTCTTGGAGTGTCTCCTCCACCGTGGGGACCGGGTGTTTCTCACGCACGATAGCTTGATTTGCCTGTCTCATGTCTAGGCAGATTCTTATATCTCCATTAGGTTTTTCCACTACCACTAAGGGGTTAACCCAACTGGTTGGTCCCTCTACTTTCTCAATCACGTCAAGTTTCAGCAATTCTTCCAGCTTTTCGTTTACTTTGGCTCTCCTACTAAAGGGAATTCGTCGCACTTGCTGAGCTACGGGctgaacatttttatcaatgTGGAGTTTTAATTGATAGTCTTTCAGCTTCCCCAAACCCTCAAACACCTTTGGAAATTTTGCCTTGAGTGCagcttttctgtttgtttgctttgttgTGTTTCCCGTGGCATCATATTTCAATTCACAGCTATTTATGGGGACACCAACTCTTAGCACACCCAGCAATTCAGATGTATCACGACCTAGTAGTGTTGCAGCTTTGTCGCGCGTGATATAAAATTCTACATTAAGGGACTTACGGGTTTGCGGTACTTCTACAATAAATATACACTTTCCTCTGAGCTGGAGTGGTTCGTTAGATGCATAGGCATAAACTCTCTTATCGCACTCTAACAAGCTCTCATTACCCCCCTTTACAAATTCGAACACTCCTTCTGACATTAAATTACAATTGGCTCCTGAATCTATAATAACGTTTATGAGCTTATCTTCAATCAGCATCTCTACAGTGTTTTGTGCTTCTCCGCTTCTTGCGCTGAACACATAGAAATCATCCCTGTTTCCATGGCTTTCATCCATCGTTTGCTCTGTCACCTGACGTACATCTCGCTGGCCCCGTGGATTTCTTGCCATCCTTCCATGTTTGGTCTTTCCATGGTTATCTCCACGAGCGTATCTTCTTTTGACTGTTTACTCTTGCAACACAACTCAAAATGGCCGACTTTGCCGCATTTTCCACACTTGTGATCACGTGAGCGATAACAATCTTTCGCAAAATGACCCGCCTTGTCGCACCGCCAGCACTTTTGCCCTTGTTTTGAATCAGCACGAATATTGTTTACTTGGCCCTCTGGTACGAGAGTAAGGGCTTCCTTGTCGTGGTATTGACTGACGATTTCCAACAGTTTACTGAGGCTCAGGGTTTCCTCACGGTACAATTTGGCTTTTAGATTTCTATCCTTGATAAAAGAAATTGCACGATCTCGGACCTGATTATCCCTTTCGGCTTCGTAATCACAATGTTCCGCGAGTTTCTGCAAACGAGTAATAAAATTGTTGATAGTCTCACCAGCCGATGGTTTTGCCGCTAGAAAGGTCTGTCGAGCCATCGGAGCATTCTTTCTGTGCTTGAAATGGTCGGAGAGGCTGTCCATAGCTTTGTCGTAGTCTTTCGCGCCCCCGCGAACTTCGGCAGGAATTGAGTTATTGAAAATATCTCGGACTTTGGGTCCAGCAAGGTGAAGTAAAAGAGCTCTCTTTTGGGTAGCGTCGCTAATTCCCGAAGCAGTGACGTACAATTCGAATTCAGCTTTCCAAGTTGTCCATCGCTGTGCGAGTGttgtatacctgccaactctcacgccttaggcgtgagtctcacgcctgcgggttgaaaactccgatctcacgccggctcacgcttgcgggccaatttctcacgcctgattgaaaaatgtgagttgttgccgtcttcttgacacaatttccaaaaatatgttaactctGACCCACgtaaggaacgaaaaccatgtgtaaaatgaataaatgacgaTACTTTCCTCGTGAAAAGCACTGGCAGCGGGCTCGCGTTTATACGCGTCTTAAGACTGGGACTGGGAAATGCGAGGGCTGTTTTCCCTTTCGTCacagtatgcaaatttggaagacttcggacgtcttcggaagacttcagacttcttcggaagacttcggacttCTTCGGGAATCTTCGGAAATGACTGTGTCgtcttcaaaaatcccagcactcccaggataaaaatctcacgcctatatctcagaaaaagttggcaggtatagtGTTGCTGGTTCGCCGACAGCGTCGAACGCAGGCAATCCTGGCAATCCGCTCAAACACACAGCCATCCTTTCGAGTTTTATCCACTGTTTAAACTCGTGTCAACTTCAGTAGCCGCGTGGTTATTTTACAATTTAGGTCCTCGTCGCCAAATGTGGTGTCTACCCGATTAAAGGACAAGAAATCGTGTTCATAACAACAACATGTATTTATTCTTGCTTCGCTATCTCACTCCCTTTTCTGCTTTCCTATCCCATAATATACGGAATACTCGTAACTTCCGCTTCCGGTACACTACAGAAATAATCACCATAGCGTGACATTCgataaactttatgagtaaactttatgagtaaactttagcagtaaactttatgagtaaactttatgagtaaactttagcAGTAAACTGTAGCAGTAAACTTTATCATTCAGATTGTTTTAGTGTGTTGATTTTATAATGACCGTAAGCGTAACTTGTGATACCATTTTCGTGGATATAGCGCTTATCATCGAAACAGGACAATGACACTATTCAGCTtatagcttccaagttgatgtaAGTTGCTTCTAATGGTTTTCATGGTATGATACATTTGTTTGTTATTGAATAGAGTTTGTTTGTAATCTTCATGTTTGATGTCTTTTTTGATCACAATCTTTTTAATACCTTTTAATGTTTTGCTATGTTGATTGTTGTCCTTGATGTATGAGTACATTTTACTTCTGAGGTCAATAAATTCTTTTATACCTACACCAGCTGCCTCATCTTTGAATTTCCCAATGACCTTCTTAGTTTTTTTCATCATAGAATTTACTATCTTTAGAGTAATCACTGCTGTCAAACTTGTTtttatcattccaaaagtcttTATACACATCAGTGGTTTCAATTTCATAAGTCAGTGAATCTacgtctgtgaataataattttgctttattattgtacttttgtttgATGTAGTAGTTATAATGAAAGTCATACATAACGTTTTACTTATATCTAAAATACACATACCAACGTATGAAGGTCTGTTTTCACCTAAGactgtgcaagataaaaaaatcgaaaattgccaaactttgtcacaataaaggactaccaaaaccatttttagaaaaatatgttttagtttgtttaagcaacgacaacggcgacggcagcgaaaacgtcacgaatttgcatatttagtgggtaaaaacaatagctttgcacgccctgcacgtgcatttttcacttttgtccatttctttgccgtcgtcagccaaacaacaacgtgaaatagccaagtttttggttttatgaagaacgtcagcacttgtggataaattttcattttctctcctaaaatggagtgccgttccgactggtgtcatctttgaggaattaccacacccttgtcatattaaaaacgttgaaatagtcacgaagcgattaaaataacgcaaatttatattttgagatgacgttcttgttgccgtcgccgtcgtcgtttcgtaagctccctaatattttatctggacggcgactttttcggtatgggaccttgtgagcgagtgaaaacgactccaaaatgtcgcttgtttgaatcgctatttttgaaataacgaatgaggaacttgaaaatcaaaacaacatggctcagctagagtaattcatgcaccctttagcgctgttaacggtacaatataccaaaactggaatttttgaccaaattttaaaacttaaccttttttagattgattacagagtgccaaatttgtgcgaaattcgactgtcaaaaaatcatcctggtacatggctttctcaaacgagacgaTATTCATCGGAAGAAGCAAtttttctgctgcaattaaattcaataaaatttttgggtaagtgaaacggaggatttttgaggcccaatttcaacatagtgtttgtcaacaaaagtcgacctttgaccacctaAGCGaaggcgaggtatattgaaatcacacacgctaatctcgatttattcactgaacaattcgagaCTTTACCCTTaaggtttactggaactactataggtaaaatggaacgtgtcattgaaaGTTAACTGTCtttggtttaagagtgacatatccggtaattaaaataatgcacctatcaatgttaagctgctgggggggggggggggggggggaaggccgGGCAAAGGCGGGGGATTTGAACTCCGATCATCTTTTCAGTTCAAATGCCCGACCCCATGGAAATTAACCATGGTCAAAAGAGTGCAAATTCTCCGTCCCAGGGATATCAAtgttgttctcttttttttttttttttttaacgaaaactagtgagcagcacaaagGAAGACTTCTTGTAGTTGTAAGCTTATTCGTTTATTTCTTACGCGTTTCGTCTCTTACTgagacttcttcagggaatttttttaatgaaaactaGTGTGCAGCACAAAGGAAGACTTCTTGTAGTTAGTTGTAagcttttttcgtttatttcctACGTGTTTCGACTCTTACTACTgagacttcttcagggaatgAATACAACTAGCAAGGAACAGCATATATAACACGTTGTGTGCGTGAGTGAAACTTCCGATAGAAGTGAATAATAACTCAACTATGCTGTAAACGGGCGTAGCAAGAAACGCCTTAATACCTATGTTATTGCATGTTGTTATATTTTTGGGGCCATACAATTAGCGCTAATCGTATGGTCCCCAAAAATATAACAACTTGCAATAACATAGGTATTAAGGCGTTTCTTGCTACGCCCGTTTACAGCATAGTTGAGTTATTATTCACTTCTATCGGAAGTTTCACTCACGCACACAACGTGTTATATATGCTGTTCCTTGCTAGTTGTATTcattccctgaagaagtctcTGTAAGAGACGAAATGCGTCGGAAATAAACCAAAAAAAGCTTACAACTACAAGAAGTCTTCCTTTGTTCTGCTCACtagttttcgttaaaaaaattgtttccagTCATTCTCGGTCATCCAAGATGGCCGATATCCAAAGATGGCGTTGGTAGGTCCCAGTCTACTAACGGTTGAAGTCAAAAGTTCCGACCCCCGGGACTCGGCAAATGATCAAAAGTCCCTACCGCGGGCAGACTTGTTACGTCAAATCCCCCGCCTTTGCCCGGCCTCCCCCCCCCagcggcttaacattgataggtgcataactgacctaaaaatttgcatactagtaagATTTATTCCCTCCCATCCTTGATAAAAGAAATTGCACGATCTCGGACCTGATTATCCCTTTCGGCTTCGTAATCACAATGTTCCGCGAGTTTCTGCAAACGAGTAATAAAATTGTTGATAGTCTCACCAGCCGATGGTTTTGCCGCTAGAAAGGTCTGTCGAGCCATCGGAGCATTCTTTCTGTGCTTGAAATGGTCGGAGAGGCTGTCCATAGCTTTGTCGTAGTCTTTCGCGCCCCCGCGAACTTCGGCAGGAATTGAGTTATTGAAAATATCTCGGACTTTGGGTCCAGCAAGGTGAAGTAAAAGAGCTCTCTTTTGGGTAGCGTCGCTAATTCCCGAAGCAGTGACGTACAATTCGAATTCAGCTTTCCAAGTTGTCCATCGCTGTGCGAGTGttgtatacctgccaactctcacgccttaggcgtgagtctcacgcctgcgggttgaaaactccgatctcacgccggctcacgcttgcgggccaatttctcacgcctgattgaaaaatgtgagttgttgccgtcttcttgacacaatttccaaaaatatgttaactctGACCCACgtaaggaacgaaaaccatgtgtaaaatgaataaatgacgaTACTTTCCTCGTGAAAAGCACTGGCAGCGGGCTCGCGTTTATACGCGTCTTAAGACTGGGACTGGGAAATGCGAGGGCTGTTTTCCCTTTCGTCacagtatgcaaatttggaagacttcggacgtcttcggaagacttcagacttcttcggaagacttcggacttCTTCGGGAATCTTCGGAAATGACTGTGTCgtcttcaaaaatcccagcactcccaggataaaaatctcacgcctatatctcagaaaaagttggcaggtatagtGTTGCTGGTTCGCCGACAGCGTCGAACGCAGGCAATCCTGGCAATCCGCTCAAACACACAGCCATCCTTTCGAGTTTTATCCACTGTTTAAACTCGTGTCAACTTCAGTAGCCGCGTGGTTATTTTACAATTTAGGTCCTCGTCGCCAAATGTGGTGTCTACCCGATTAAAGGACAAGAAATCGTgttcacaacaacaacatgtattTATTCTTGCTTCGCTATCTCACTCCCTTTTCTGCTTTCCTATCCCATAATATACGGAATACTCGTAACTTCCGCTTCCGGTACACTACAGAAATAATCACCATAGCGTGACATTCgataaactttatgagtaaactttatgagtaaactttagcagtaaactttatgagtaaactttatgagtaaactttagcAGTAAACTGTAGCAGTAAACTTTATCATTCAGATTGTTTTAGTGTGTTGATTTTATAATGACCGTAAGCGTAACTTGTGATACCATTTTCGTGGATATAGCGCTTATCATCGAAACAGGACAATGACACTATTCAGCTtatagcttccaagttgatgtaAGTTGCTTCTAATGGTTTTCATGGTATGATACATTTGTTTGTTATTGAATAGAGTTTGTTTGTAATCTTCATGTTTGATGTCTTTTTTGATCACAATCTTTTTAATACCTTTTAATGTTTTGCTATGTTGATTGTTGTCCTTGATGTATGAGTACATTTTACTTCTGAGGTCAATAAATTCTTTTATACCTACACCAGCTGCCTCATCTTTGAATTTCCCAATGACCTTCTTAGTTTTTTTCATCATAGAATTTACTATCTTTAGAGTAATCACTGCTGTCAAACTTGTTtttatcattccaaaagtcttTATACACATCAGTGGTTTCAATTTCATAAGTCAGTGAATCTacgtctgtgaataataattttgctttattattgtacttttgtttgATGTAGTAGTTATAATGAAAGTCATACATAACGTTTTACTTATATCTAAAATACACATACCAACGTATGAAGGTCTGTTTTCACCTAAGactgtgcaagataaaaaaatcgaaaattgccaaactttgtcacaataaaggactaccaaaaccatttttagaaaaatatgttttagtttgtttaagcaacgacaacggcgacggcagcgaaaacgtcacgaatttgcatatttagtgggtaaaaacaatagctttgcgcgccctgcacgtgcatttttcacttttgtccatttctttgccgtcgtcagccaaacaacaacgtgaaatagccaagtttttggttttatgaagaacgtcagcacttgtggataaattttcattttctctcctaaaatggagtgccgttccgactggtgtcatctttgaggaattaccacacccttgtcatattaaaaacgttgaaatagtcacgaagcgattaaaataacgcaaatttatattttgagatgacgttcttgttgccgtcgccgtcgtcgtttcgtaagctccctaatattttatctggacggcgactttttcggtatgggaccttgtgagcgagtgaaaacgactccaaaatgtcgcttgtttgaatcgctatttttgaaataacgaatgaggaacttgaaaatcaaaacaacatggctcagctagagtaattcatgcaccctttagcgctgttaacggtacaatataccaaaactggaatttttgaccaaattttaaaacttaaccttttttagattgattacagagtgccaaatttgtgcgaaattcgactgtcaaaaaatcatcctggtacatggctttctcaaacgagacgaTATTCATCGGAAGAAGCAAtttttctgctgcaattaaattcaataaaatttttgggtaagtgaaacggaggatttttgaggcccaatttcaacatagtgtttgtcaacaaaagtcgacctttgaccacctaAGCGaaggcgaggtatattgaaatcacacacgctaatctcgatttattcactgaacaattcgagaCTTTACCCTTaaggtttactggaactactataggtaaaatggaacgtgtcattgaaaGTTAACTGTCtttggtttaagagtgacatatccggtaattaaaataatgcacctatcaatgttaagctgctgggggggggggggggggggggaagcccGGCAAAAGGCGGGGGATTTGAACTCCGATCATCTTTTCAGTTCAAATGCCCGACCCCATGGAAATTAACCATGGTCAAAAGAGTGCAAATTCTCCGTCCCAGGGATATCAAtgttgttctcttttttttttttttttttaacgaaaactagtgagcagcacaaagGAAGACTTCTTGTAGTTGTAAGCTTATTCGTTTATTTCTTACGCGTTTCGTCTCTTACTgagacttcttcagggaatttttttaatgaaaactaGTGTGCAGCACAAAGGAAGACTTCTTGTAGTTAGTTGTAagcttttttcgtttatttcctACGTGTTTCGACTCTTACTACTgagacttcttcagggaatgAATACAACTAGCAAGGAACAGCATATATAACACGTTGTGTGCGTGAGTGAAACTTCCGATAGAAGTGAATAATAACTCAACTATGCTGTAAACGGGCGTAGCAAGAAACGCCTTAATACCTATGTTATTGCATGTTGTTATATTTTTGGGGCCATACAATTAGCGCTAATCGTATGGTCCCCAAAAATATAACAACTTGCAATAACATAGGTATTAAGGCGTTTCTTGCTACGCCCGTTTACAGCATAGTTGAGTTATTATTCACTTCTATCGGAAGTTTCACTCACGCACACAACGTGTTATATATGCTGTTCCTTGCTAGTTGTATTcattccctgaagaagtctcTGTAAGAGACGAAATGCGTCGGAAATAAACCAAAAAAAGCTTACAACTACAAGAAGTCTTCCTTTGTTCTGCTCACtagttttcgttaaaaaaattgtttccagTCATTCTCGGTCATCCAAGATGGCCGATATCCAAAGATGGCGTTGGTAGGTCCCAGTCTACTAACGGTTGAAGTCAAAAGTTCCGACCCCCGGGACTCGGCAAATGATCAAAAGTCCCTACCGCGGGCAGACTTGTTACGT containing:
- the LOC138005449 gene encoding uncharacterized protein, translating into MDSLSDHFKHRKNAPMARQTFLAAKPSAGETINNFITRLQKLAEHCDYEAERDNQVRDRAISFIKDRNLKAKLYREETLSLSKLLEIVSQYHDKEALTLVPEGQVNNIRADSKQGQKCWRCDKAGHFAKDCYRSRDHKCGKCGKVGHFELCCKSKQSKEDTLVEITMERPNMEGWQEIHGASEMYVR